The following are encoded together in the Phaseolus vulgaris cultivar G19833 chromosome 9, P. vulgaris v2.0, whole genome shotgun sequence genome:
- the LOC137821453 gene encoding transcription repressor OFP8-like, translated as MAKRFKLKFSVPSFQICRSKDLSSFPGNPVPAIYRLSPVNHNARDTGYPNLPSPSPSKIASSIAQGCKMCRDKDPTKVKSRRGKGTSSVPSRRSDFLIDNIEEEESATLISCLTSFSDEICQDEVRDLRSSRHGRKTSSVKKVQSVRFRSSLENRGGAETREKVKKMSTTVTRSSVEGKVRESFAVVKKSKDPYQDFKKSMMEMITEMEMSEAEDLEQLLQCFLALNSRSYHSVIVRVFMEIWQQMFVWSPTSVRNLQTDVKTN; from the coding sequence ATGGCCAAACGATTCAAACTCAAATTCAGTGTCCCTTCGTTTCAAATATGTCGCTCAAAAGACCTTTCTTCTTTCCCAGGAAACCCCGTTCCCGCCATATACCGTCTCTCTCCCGTTAACCACAACGCACGTGACACCGGTTATCCCAACCTTCCTTCTCCTTCACCGTCCAAGATAGCGTCGTCCATTGCTCAAGGGTGCAAAATGTGCCGTGACAAGGACCCCACGAAAGTCAAATCCAGACGCGGGAAAGGCACGTCGAGCGTTCCGTCGAGGCGAAGCGATTTTCTAATCGACAACATCGAGGAGGAGGAAAGCGCGACTCTGATTTCTTGCTTGACGAGTTTCTCCGACGAGATTTGTCAGGACGAGGTGAGAGATTTGAGAAGCAGTCGGCATGGAAGGAAGACGAGCAGCGTGAAGAAGGTTCAGAGCGTGAGGTTTCGGAGCTCTTTGGAGAATCGGGGAGGAGCGGAAACGAGGGAGAAAGTGAAGAAGATGTCGACGACGGTGACGCGGAGCAGTGTTGAGGGGAAGGTGAGGGAGAGCTTTGCGGTGGTGAAGAAGTCGAAGGATCCTTACCAAGACTTTAAAAAatcgatgatggagatgataaCGGAGATGGAGATGTCTGAGGCGGAAGACCTGGAACAGCTTTTGCAGTGTTTCTTGGCGTTGAACTCGCGGAGTTACCATTCAGTCATTGTTAGAGTTTTCATGGAGATTTGGCAACAAATGTTCGTATGGAGCCCTACGTCCGTCAGAAATCTTCAAACGGACGTTAAAACAAACTGA